The genome window CCGGCTGGAAAATGAGGGTGAGCGTGCCGTCGAAATTGCGCCGCTCGGCGAGGCGCCGCGCGGCGCCCAGCAGCATGGTGGTATGGCCGTCATGGCCGCAGGCGTGCATGATGCCCGGGGTCTGGCTGGCCCAGTCGAGCCCGGTTTCCTCGGTGATCGGCAGGGCGTCGATATCCGCACGCAGGCCGAGCCGGCGGCCGGAGCTCCCCACCGTCAGCGTGGCGACCACGCCGGTGCGCGCGAGGCCGCGGTGCACCTCGTAGCCCATCTCCTCCAGCGCCCCGGCGACGAAGGCGGAGGTGCGGGTTTCCTCCAGCCCCAGCTCCGGCATGGCGTGCAGCCGCCGGCGGATGGCGGTGAGGTCGGGGAAGTCGTTGCGCAGGGCGGCGGAGACGGTCATGAGCGATCCGGATGGCAGGGGAGACGAGTCGGGCCAGTCTAGCCTGTCCGGGGGAGGAGAGGCGAGAGCCGGCGGAGAGCCACGGGCGCCCGCCTCCGCCTCGCAACGCCGGCGCCGCGCCCCGGAGGCGCGGCACCCGCGCCTCCGGTGGCGACTGCCGCCGGCGCACAGGCCGGGCACGGCGAGGGGCACCACCGGCGGGCATCACGGCCCGGGGGCGACACGGCGGGAGACCTGCGCTCCACGCGAGACCGGAAAGGGGGACCGGCACCCGCGGCACCCGCCGACCGATGCGCAGACCGGGCGGCGCGCAGGAGGGCGAGGGGGAAAGCGCCTCGGGGGGCATCGAGCCCCCGCTCGGCGCCGGCCACGCCGGTGGCGTGGCCCCTGGCGGAACCGGGGGGGCGACAGCGGGAAGCGGGATGCTCGGCAGGGAGGATGGGAGACCTGCACCTGCACCTGCACCTGCACCTGCACCTGCACCTGCACCTGCACCTGCACCTGCACCTGCACCTGCACCTGCACCTGCACCTGCACCTGCCGGTGCCCTTGTTCCTGCCCTGCCGGTGCCTCGGCTCCTGCACGTGCCGATGGTCCGGCTCATCGCCCTCCCCCTGCTCCGGCGCGCGGCTCTGCCCCTGCACCAACTCACGGCTCTGCCCCTGCACCAACTCACGGCCCTGCCCCTGCTCCAGCGCATGGCTCTGCTCCGGTTCCGGCCCCTGTTCCGCCTCCGGTGCGGGGCGGCTTGCCGGGCCCTGTCCGGGGCGTGTATGAGCCGGGAGGAAGCGGGGCGGGGGCCGCCCCGCGCGGAGCCGCGCCAGGCAGCGGGGCCGCAGGGGACGGATCAGGAGGGAGCGGGCGATGCGCTACGCGTCGATCACGAAACGCCTCGAGGGGCTCGGCTCGGGCAAATGGGCCGTCCATCGCGCCGGGCGCCGGCGCATGGCCGAGGGGCACGACGTGATCGAGCTCACCATCGGCGAGCCCGACATCGCCCCCGATCCGGGCCTGCTGCAGGCCTGCTCGGACGCGCTTTTCGCCGGGCGCATCCGCTACTCCGACGGCCGGGGCGAACCCGCGCTGCTGGACGCGCTGGCAGCCAAATACACCGCGCGGACCGGGCGCAACTTCACCCGGGGCAATTTCATGTGCTTCCCCGGAACGCAGACCGCGCTGTCAGTGGTGATGCAGGGACTGGTGGAGGCCGGCGACGAGGTGCTGGTGGGCGACCCCTACTACGCCACCTACGAGGGTGTGATCCGCGCCACCGGCGCCGCGGTCGTGCCCGTGCCGCTGCGCCCGGAGGCCGGGTTCCACCTCGACGCGCAGGACCTTGCCGCCGCCGTCACGCCGCGCAGCCGGGTGGTCCTGCTGAACTCGCCGCACAACCCCACCGGCGCCGTGCTCTCCGCCGCGCAGATCGCCGCGATCGGCGCGGTGGCCCGGGCGCACGACCTCTGGATCGTCTGCGACGAGGTCTACGAACTGCTGATCCACCACGGCACCTTCGCCTCGCCGCTCGACAACCCGGACCTCGCCGCGCGCAGCATCGCCGTGTCCTCGATCTCGAAATCCAACGCCGCGCCGGGGCTGCGCAGCGGCTGGGCGGCGGCGCCGGCGGAGGCGATCGACACGCTGCTGCCGGTGGCCGAGACCATGCTCTTCGGCAACCAGCCCTTCATCGCCGACGCCACCGCCCATGCGCTGACCAGCCCGGCGGGCATCTCCGGGCGCATGACCGCGAGCTACCGCGCCCGCGCCGACGCGGCGATCGAAATCCTCTCGGCCGGCCCGGGCCTGCGACCGCTCCGGCCCGAGGCCGGGATGTTCCTGTTCCTCGACATCCGCGGCACCGGCGTGGACGACGCGCGCTTCGCCACCGGGCTGATGGAGGCCGAGGATGTCTCGGTGATGCCCGGCACCGCCTTCGGCGCCGGCGGGGCGGGCTTCGTGCGCCTGAGCCTCACCGTGCCGGACGCGCGCCTGGCCGAGGCCTGTCGGCGCATCCTGCGCCACGCCGGGCGCTGCACCCCCGCGCGAACCGCGACACCCGCATCCGCCGGACGCGCCTGAGCCGCGACGCACCCGTCCGCCTCGCGGTCCCGCCTCACAGCGCCCGGAACCGCCTGCGCCCTGCGCCTGCCCGAGGAGTTCGAACGCTGCGCCCGCAAGGGCCGGACCCTTGGGGATGCGGCCCCGCCCCCGGGCCCCGCAGACGTGGCAAATCCGGGCTCGGCCGATGTCGGACAGGCCCGGGCGCCCGGGCGGCGGGTGGAACCCTCTCACTGCCCCGGCAGGCCGGAGCCGCGTGCCACTGCCCCGGCGCGCAGCCGGGCCACGCCGCGTCGCGGGCGGTCGCACGACCGGGTGCGCGCATCCCGGAACGTCAGGAGATGCCTGCAGGGCGCCGCCGCGCAACGGGGCTGCGCGCGACGGCTCCGGCGCGCATGCCAGCCCGGCCTTCGACGGAGCCTGCCTGACACCTGATTGTCCGGGCGGGCCTACGGCGGGCATCCGCCGGACAGGGCCAGTCTGCATGGTCTCCCGCACAGCGTTGCCGGACGTCGGACGGACAGGCCCGGGCATCGGGCGCAGCTTGAACGCTGCCCCGCCGGGCCCGACCGTGCGTCGGCACCCGCCCGCGCCGGCCAGGCACGCGGTCGGGCCCGGCGCGGGCGGCCGGTTGCCCTCGGGTCGGCGGGGAGTCAGACGATCTCGAAGGCGGTCGGGAAATGGCCCAGCAGCGTGCAGACGGCGCGGCGCTCATGCGCCTGGGCCGAGACGGTGGCCACCAGCCCCAGCCGCCGGTCTTCCCGCACGCCCTGCACCCGGGCGCCGAGCCCCGCCTCGGCCATCGCGGCGTCGAGCACCCGGGTGATCGCGCGCATGCGCAGCGCCGGCTTGAACACCTTGCCCACGGCGGTCTTGGGCATGTCGTCGAGGATCTCCACGTGCCGGGGCACCGCCGCGCGCTCCGGAATGCGGTTGCGGGCGAATTCGGTGAGATCGGCCGCGCCGAGATCCGCGCCCTTCACCAGTTCCACGTAGACGCAGGGCAGCTCGCCCGAGTGCCGGTCCGGCTGGCCCACCGCCCCGGCGAAGGCCACATCGGGGTGGCCGAGCAGGGCTTCCTCGATCAGCGCCGGGTCGATGTTGTGGCCGCCGCGGATGATCATGTCCTTGGCCCGGCCGGTGATCCAGAGATAGCCGTCCGCATCCAGGCGCCCCAGGTCGCCGGTGCGCAGCGCGCCATCGGCACAGAACAGCCGCGCGTTGCGGTCCGGGTCGCGGTAGCCGGGCGACACGCCGGGGCTGAGGATGCAGATCTCGCCGGCCTCGTCGGTCCTGCAGGGGCCGCGCTCGGTGCCCTCCGCATCGAAATTGCGCACGCTGATCTGCGTGTAGGGCATCGGCAGCCCCACGGAGCCGGCGCGGCGGTCGCCGAAGGCCGGGTTGCAGGCGACGAGGCAGGTGGCCTCGGTCATCCCGTAGCCCTCCAGCACCCGGATGCCGCAGGCCGCCTCGAAGCGGCG of Paroceanicella profunda contains these proteins:
- a CDS encoding pyridoxal phosphate-dependent aminotransferase, producing the protein MRYASITKRLEGLGSGKWAVHRAGRRRMAEGHDVIELTIGEPDIAPDPGLLQACSDALFAGRIRYSDGRGEPALLDALAAKYTARTGRNFTRGNFMCFPGTQTALSVVMQGLVEAGDEVLVGDPYYATYEGVIRATGAAVVPVPLRPEAGFHLDAQDLAAAVTPRSRVVLLNSPHNPTGAVLSAAQIAAIGAVARAHDLWIVCDEVYELLIHHGTFASPLDNPDLAARSIAVSSISKSNAAPGLRSGWAAAPAEAIDTLLPVAETMLFGNQPFIADATAHALTSPAGISGRMTASYRARADAAIEILSAGPGLRPLRPEAGMFLFLDIRGTGVDDARFATGLMEAEDVSVMPGTAFGAGGAGFVRLSLTVPDARLAEACRRILRHAGRCTPARTATPASAGRA